One part of the Nostoc sp. PCC 7120 = FACHB-418 genome encodes these proteins:
- a CDS encoding vanadium-dependent haloperoxidase, with translation MPDQVINWNNVYLQTIRSNGGAPTWISRTGAILHSAIYDAVNSIEKKYNPYLEIIPANPGASPEAAAIYAAYTVLTSDIVYPNANFPKSKAKNNSFFETERDKAIEELVSSGVSVQSIGDGKELGIAAAQAILQNRQADGYNDNTPYTPGNQPGDWRPTGSSAPVTPNWGKVKTFSKAPIKQFRPTRPAGFKTKKALLASLEYAAQVNEVKRLGADNSTERTQEQTDIALFWANDLDGTYKPPGHLFSITQIVSKLKGLSFYENARLFALVGLGLGDAGILAWDAKYNTDLDLWRPESAIQLAHTDGNPGTVADPTWRPLSPNPDGTRFSPPFPAYISGHATFGAIHAGILRNFFGTDNVTFTATSEDPSARGANGIRVTRTFNSFSAAALENGRSRVYLGVHYQWDADAAYVSGTKLADFVSENLLTPSVRC, from the coding sequence ATGCCAGATCAAGTTATCAATTGGAACAATGTATACTTGCAAACAATCCGGTCAAATGGTGGCGCTCCTACATGGATCTCCCGTACAGGTGCAATATTACATTCTGCAATCTATGACGCGGTTAATTCCATTGAGAAAAAATACAACCCTTATTTAGAAATCATCCCGGCCAATCCTGGTGCTTCCCCAGAAGCTGCGGCAATTTACGCTGCATATACTGTCTTAACTAGTGACATCGTTTATCCTAATGCGAATTTTCCCAAATCCAAAGCTAAAAATAATAGCTTTTTTGAGACAGAACGCGACAAAGCCATTGAAGAACTAGTAAGCAGTGGTGTATCGGTACAAAGCATCGGAGATGGTAAGGAACTGGGGATCGCAGCAGCTCAAGCAATCCTGCAAAATCGCCAAGCAGACGGGTATAACGACAACACCCCTTATACTCCTGGTAATCAGCCTGGTGATTGGCGACCAACAGGTTCTAGCGCGCCAGTTACCCCCAATTGGGGCAAAGTGAAAACTTTCTCAAAAGCACCAATAAAGCAATTCCGTCCGACTCGACCAGCTGGGTTCAAGACAAAAAAGGCTCTGCTTGCCAGCCTCGAATACGCTGCTCAAGTCAATGAAGTCAAACGCCTTGGTGCTGATAACTCCACTGAACGCACCCAAGAACAAACTGATATTGCTCTTTTCTGGGCAAACGATCTGGATGGGACTTATAAGCCACCAGGACACTTGTTCAGCATCACCCAGATTGTCTCTAAATTGAAGGGACTGAGCTTTTATGAGAATGCTCGACTGTTTGCCCTAGTAGGTTTAGGTTTAGGGGATGCCGGAATCTTAGCTTGGGATGCCAAATATAACACCGATTTAGACTTGTGGAGACCAGAAAGTGCCATTCAATTGGCACATACAGATGGAAACCCTGGAACAGTCGCCGACCCAACTTGGAGACCTCTATCACCCAATCCTGATGGCACTCGTTTTTCACCTCCGTTCCCAGCCTATATCTCTGGTCACGCAACTTTCGGAGCGATCCATGCTGGCATCCTACGCAACTTCTTCGGCACAGACAATGTGACTTTCACAGCCACATCTGAAGATCCATCTGCTAGAGGAGCTAATGGCATCAGGGTCACACGCACATTCAATAGCTTCTCCGCAGCAGCTTTAGAAAATGGCCGCAGCCGTGTTTATCTCGGTGTGCATTATCAATGGGATGCAGATGCAGCTTATGTCTCTGGCACAAAATTGGCAGATTTTGTATCGGAAAACTTATTGACACCATCGGTGAGATGTTAA
- a CDS encoding integrase: MKDAGIPLRHIQKISGHRMLAALERYLGVTEKQNAISALDF; this comes from the coding sequence ATGAAAGATGCCGGGATACCTTTGCGCCACATACAAAAGATATCAGGGCATCGGATGTTGGCAGCGTTGGAGCGTTATCTGGGTGTAACTGAGAAGCAGAACGCTATCTCTGCTTTGGATTTTTGA
- a CDS encoding site-specific integrase, whose product MSGQNQGNCEETYSTSTHEYANADSTDWFADMFADFEPQNTTDGSYRGTMAKIKATELQYQAVFEQKLVEANTNLKRERIRVSIKQTGNSLQLRATLPLKPGDGSLGKTKKQYDLSLGIPANLEGLKTAIEESYELGKLIARHTFEWNEKYLGIKSREKQEIKTIGELLDKFEEKYYQTRQKTITSQNTFPNYISVIKRNFPLTHLATKENFEEIINSVQGNKKNELIAVTSVFIKTFNLGFQLDVKRDNVTPAHREIPEDDKIIYSFDLFEKFALNRKNTNISDEIDTWEMWRWVYGMLATFGLRPRELFVQPDINWWMSPQNLDHTWKVNKNTKTGYREVIPFVPEWIELFDLKNPKPLKILEKKVTKIASVQNINWMRRDISRWFRKVGIEFQPYDLRHACAIRAHLQGIPIKAAADNLGHTVDEHTKTYQRWFGIENRKKAFGEVISQKSLIELQKNEILALRMENERLRLEVEKLKFSTTKNPEDCEQLYHQG is encoded by the coding sequence ATGAGCGGACAAAATCAGGGGAATTGCGAGGAGACATATTCCACATCTACACATGAATATGCAAATGCAGACTCAACCGACTGGTTCGCAGATATGTTTGCAGATTTTGAGCCGCAGAACACCACAGACGGCAGCTATAGGGGAACAATGGCGAAAATAAAAGCAACGGAATTACAGTATCAAGCAGTTTTTGAACAGAAGTTAGTCGAAGCCAATACTAATTTAAAAAGGGAGAGAATAAGAGTTAGCATTAAACAGACTGGTAATTCTCTCCAATTACGAGCTACCCTACCCTTAAAACCAGGGGATGGTAGTTTAGGTAAGACAAAAAAACAGTATGATTTGTCTCTAGGGATACCAGCAAATTTAGAAGGACTGAAAACTGCAATTGAAGAAAGTTACGAGTTGGGTAAATTAATCGCTCGTCATACTTTCGAGTGGAATGAGAAGTATTTAGGAATTAAATCTAGAGAGAAGCAAGAAATAAAAACTATTGGGGAATTATTAGATAAATTTGAGGAAAAATATTATCAAACCCGTCAGAAAACTATAACCAGTCAAAATACTTTTCCTAACTATATATCTGTAATTAAAAGAAACTTTCCTCTCACCCATTTAGCCACAAAAGAAAATTTTGAGGAAATTATTAATTCAGTTCAGGGGAATAAAAAAAATGAACTAATTGCCGTAACTTCTGTTTTTATTAAAACCTTTAATTTAGGATTTCAACTCGATGTTAAACGTGATAATGTCACCCCTGCTCATCGAGAAATACCTGAAGATGACAAAATAATATATTCTTTTGACCTCTTTGAAAAATTCGCCCTCAATCGCAAAAATACAAATATTAGTGATGAAATCGACACCTGGGAAATGTGGCGTTGGGTATATGGAATGTTGGCGACATTTGGGTTAAGACCAAGGGAACTATTTGTACAACCAGATATTAATTGGTGGATGTCTCCCCAAAATCTAGACCATACTTGGAAAGTCAATAAAAATACAAAAACTGGATATCGAGAAGTTATTCCTTTTGTTCCTGAATGGATAGAATTATTTGATTTAAAAAATCCCAAACCATTAAAGATTTTAGAAAAAAAGGTGACAAAAATTGCATCTGTACAAAATATTAATTGGATGCGGAGAGATATATCCAGATGGTTTAGAAAAGTGGGAATTGAGTTTCAACCCTACGATTTGCGTCATGCTTGTGCAATTCGAGCGCATCTTCAAGGAATACCTATTAAAGCAGCAGCAGATAATTTAGGTCATACTGTTGATGAACATACAAAAACCTATCAAAGATGGTTTGGTATTGAAAATAGGAAAAAAGCCTTTGGTGAGGTAATTAGTCAAAAGTCATTAATTGAGTTGCAGAAGAATGAAATATTGGCGTTACGGATGGAGAATGAAAGGTTAAGGTTGGAGGTGGAAAAGTTGAAATTTTCGACAACTAAAAATCCAGAGGACTGTGAACAGCTTTACCATCAAGGTTAA
- a CDS encoding tyrosine-type recombinase/integrase, with amino-acid sequence MRATHLLQNSYDIRTFQELLGHKDVKITMIYTHILNLDGKAVHSPLDF; translated from the coding sequence ATGCGAGCTACCCATTTACTGCAAAATTCTTATGACATTCGCACTTTTCAGGAATTACTCGGACACAAGGATGTCAAAATCACCATGATTTATACGCACATTCTTAACCTTGATGGTAAAGCTGTTCACAGTCCTCTGGATTTTTAG
- a CDS encoding DUF5674 family protein, which translates to MIHILREPATPSQINEMLQANRFYIKTAVDIRHQILAGGGEMHSDCETILLENGSQQQDIWGASWNPISQEIFYESMVNLRPRQNRAMEILDPAIREEVKQIIHKLLGGV; encoded by the coding sequence ATAATTCATATTTTACGAGAACCTGCAACACCTAGCCAAATCAACGAGATGCTTCAAGCTAATCGTTTCTATATTAAAACAGCCGTAGATATACGTCATCAAATTTTGGCAGGTGGAGGTGAAATGCACTCGGACTGCGAAACAATTTTACTGGAGAATGGAAGTCAACAGCAGGATATTTGGGGCGCGAGTTGGAATCCTATTTCTCAAGAAATTTTCTATGAATCAATGGTAAATCTCCGACCACGTCAAAATAGAGCGATGGAAATTTTAGATCCAGCGATTCGGGAAGAGGTCAAACAAATCATCCACAAGTTATTAGGAGGCGTATGA
- a CDS encoding type II toxin-antitoxin system VapC family toxin: MIIVDTGFWLALANKKDTVHISAKKRFQDLANQQFITTWCVVTETCYLLQKRVGVDAPKIFIHKISTGKLQIFDLKQHHCQRIEELMEKYKDLPMDLADASLVILAEELGHGQILSVDYRDFNTYRWKNTEPFDNLFQEFL, encoded by the coding sequence ATGATCATAGTTGATACAGGCTTTTGGTTAGCTCTTGCCAATAAAAAAGATACAGTTCATATATCCGCCAAAAAACGATTTCAAGATTTAGCTAATCAGCAATTTATTACGACTTGGTGTGTCGTCACGGAAACGTGCTATCTATTACAAAAAAGAGTAGGAGTAGATGCTCCAAAAATCTTTATTCATAAAATTTCTACAGGAAAGCTACAAATCTTTGATCTGAAACAACATCATTGCCAGCGTATTGAAGAACTGATGGAAAAATATAAAGACTTACCGATGGATTTAGCCGATGCCTCTCTCGTTATTTTGGCAGAAGAATTAGGTCATGGTCAAATTTTATCGGTTGATTATCGAGACTTCAACACCTATCGCTGGAAAAATACAGAACCTTTTGATAACCTCTTTCAGGAATTTTTATGA
- a CDS encoding ATP-binding protein: MSRWFNIAGPCNPEKHYTISATSRLPDLSLLIEQESYFVLHAPRQTGKTTAMLALAQQLTDTGLYAAVMVSVEVGSAFNHDPSAAELAILGTWQNTIEDNLPPELQPPNWVYNAPGQRIGENLRAWSRAIKRPLVLLIDEIDSLQDQTLISVLRQLREGYRSRPENFPSSVGLIGLRDVRDYKVASGGSDRLNTSSPFNIKVTSITLRNFNAEEVVELYQQHTAATGQIFTPEATATAFDLTQGQPWLVNALAKEVVEKMVKDRSIAITKEHILQAKEILIARQDTHLDSLAERLREPRIKAIIEPMLAGLELGDIPNDDIQFVIDLGLCKMHPQGGLTIANPIYREVLPRVLTVTPMASLPVIAPTWLTPEGELNIDALLAAFLKFWRQHGEPLLGSTGYHEIAPHIVLMAFLHRVVNGGGTLEREYAIGSDRMDLCLRYKDVTLGIELKVWREKKRDPQAEGIEQLESYLGRLGLDFGWLFVFDRRKNALPMEERLSTQVVVTENQRRITVIRA; the protein is encoded by the coding sequence ATGTCTCGCTGGTTCAACATTGCAGGCCCTTGTAACCCTGAAAAGCACTACACCATCTCAGCCACAAGTCGTCTCCCCGACTTATCATTGCTGATTGAACAAGAAAGTTATTTTGTCCTTCATGCACCGCGACAAACAGGGAAAACCACAGCAATGTTAGCTCTAGCACAGCAACTTACCGATACAGGACTTTATGCAGCAGTAATGGTATCGGTAGAGGTAGGAAGTGCATTTAATCATGACCCCAGTGCAGCAGAATTAGCAATTTTGGGAACTTGGCAGAATACAATTGAAGATAACTTACCCCCAGAACTACAACCCCCAAATTGGGTTTATAATGCGCCTGGACAGAGAATTGGCGAAAATTTAAGAGCTTGGTCAAGAGCTATCAAGCGTCCGTTAGTATTACTTATAGATGAAATTGATTCCTTACAAGACCAAACATTAATTTCAGTTTTACGACAGTTACGTGAAGGCTATCGCAGTCGTCCAGAAAATTTCCCCTCATCAGTAGGATTAATTGGTTTACGGGATGTGCGAGATTATAAAGTAGCATCCGGTGGTAGTGACAGGTTAAACACATCCAGTCCTTTTAATATTAAAGTCACTTCCATTACTCTGAGAAATTTTAATGCCGAAGAAGTTGTAGAACTATATCAACAACATACAGCAGCAACAGGACAAATTTTCACACCAGAAGCAACTGCAACAGCCTTTGATTTAACCCAAGGACAACCTTGGTTAGTGAATGCTCTGGCTAAAGAAGTTGTGGAAAAAATGGTGAAAGATAGAAGTATTGCTATTACTAAAGAACATATTTTACAAGCTAAAGAAATATTAATTGCTCGTCAAGATACTCATCTTGATAGTTTAGCTGAACGCTTACGAGAACCAAGAATCAAAGCAATTATCGAGCCGATGTTAGCGGGTTTGGAATTGGGGGATATACCCAATGATGACATTCAATTTGTGATTGATTTAGGTTTATGTAAAATGCACCCCCAAGGTGGATTAACCATTGCTAATCCCATTTATCGAGAAGTTTTGCCCAGGGTGTTAACGGTGACACCAATGGCTTCTTTACCAGTGATTGCACCAACTTGGTTAACCCCAGAAGGAGAGTTAAATATAGATGCGTTACTTGCAGCATTTCTCAAGTTTTGGCGACAGCATGGAGAACCGTTATTAGGTAGCACTGGCTATCATGAAATTGCACCGCATATCGTATTAATGGCTTTCTTGCATCGTGTTGTTAATGGTGGTGGAACCCTAGAACGGGAATATGCAATTGGTAGCGACAGAATGGATTTATGTCTGCGTTACAAAGATGTCACGTTAGGTATTGAGTTAAAGGTATGGCGGGAGAAAAAGCGTGACCCCCAAGCTGAGGGGATTGAGCAGTTAGAATCCTATTTAGGGCGTTTGGGGTTGGATTTTGGTTGGTTATTTGTGTTTGATAGGCGGAAAAATGCTTTGCCAATGGAAGAACGTTTGTCAACTCAGGTTGTGGTGACAGAAAATCAGCGTAGGATTACTGTGATTCGGGCGTAA